A DNA window from Desulfovibrio desulfuricans DSM 642 contains the following coding sequences:
- the selB gene encoding selenocysteine-specific translation elongation factor produces the protein MAVVLGTAGHIDHGKTSLVRALTGIDCDRLQEEKRRGITIELGFAWVDLPGGERLGIVDVPGHERFVKNMVAGAAGVDFVMLVIAADEGIMPQTREHLEICSLLGIRTGLVALTKADMVDADWLEMVQEEVRGFLQGTFLEGAPIFPVSSTTGDGVDTLRDHLARMAAELPAQRRSDIFRLPVDRVFSMKGHGTVVTGTVISGVCNLGDELRFMPPDLPTRARGLQRHGKTADSVQPGQRCAVNVQGLDVEEIERGFMLARPGELFPSNRWLVRLTCLSSAPRAMRQRVEIHFHHGTRECAARVVFRDRDKLAPGETALAELRFKEPMVGVFGDHCVLRAYSPLRTVAGGLLVSPLPPELRAKDPELADKMRLLQELPELRDAAEAIGGGKAEAKARDEARAALVRGALTLRGIEGADDARLRALTGLARSAVEAALQLLSARGDAICWDKDNRCWIGKIPFEKLLAASLERGADLHRREPLKPGFTRGALCTGWSRNLPPKLVQKLLDQALKQGDLVIEGEGLRLQAHTVSLAADQAGLRQKLLDAHAGAGLTPPNAKDVLEGLGVTPKEAAPVLRLLCEAGELVKIKDGLYYHGPALADILERVRGWFSTHDNLDVGGLKELLGLSRKYLIALLEYMDNERITVRVGDQRRFRGR, from the coding sequence ATGGCAGTAGTGCTAGGCACGGCAGGGCATATTGATCACGGCAAAACTTCGCTGGTACGGGCGCTTACAGGCATTGACTGCGACCGCCTGCAAGAAGAAAAACGCCGGGGAATCACCATTGAACTTGGCTTCGCCTGGGTTGACCTTCCCGGCGGCGAGCGGCTGGGAATCGTGGATGTGCCGGGGCACGAGCGCTTTGTCAAAAACATGGTGGCTGGCGCGGCTGGCGTGGACTTTGTCATGCTTGTCATTGCCGCGGACGAAGGCATCATGCCCCAGACACGGGAACATCTTGAAATCTGCTCTCTGCTCGGCATACGCACCGGGCTTGTGGCCCTCACCAAGGCAGACATGGTGGACGCCGACTGGCTCGAAATGGTGCAGGAAGAAGTACGCGGGTTCCTGCAAGGCACCTTTCTTGAAGGTGCACCCATATTCCCCGTTTCCTCAACCACAGGCGATGGCGTGGACACGCTGCGCGACCACCTTGCGCGCATGGCTGCCGAGCTGCCCGCCCAACGGCGCAGCGATATTTTTCGCCTGCCGGTAGACCGTGTATTCAGCATGAAGGGGCACGGCACCGTTGTGACCGGAACTGTCATTTCCGGCGTGTGCAACCTTGGCGACGAACTGCGCTTCATGCCGCCCGATCTGCCCACCCGCGCGCGGGGGCTGCAACGTCATGGCAAGACCGCCGATTCCGTGCAGCCGGGCCAGCGCTGCGCCGTCAACGTGCAGGGGCTGGATGTGGAGGAAATCGAACGCGGCTTTATGCTGGCCCGCCCCGGCGAACTGTTCCCCTCCAACCGCTGGCTGGTCAGGCTCACCTGCCTTTCCTCCGCCCCCAGAGCCATGCGGCAAAGGGTGGAAATCCATTTTCACCACGGTACGCGCGAATGCGCGGCGCGGGTGGTCTTTCGCGACAGGGACAAGCTGGCCCCTGGCGAAACCGCGCTGGCGGAACTGCGCTTCAAGGAACCTATGGTGGGCGTGTTTGGCGACCATTGCGTGCTGCGGGCCTACTCCCCCTTGCGCACGGTTGCTGGCGGGCTGCTGGTCAGCCCTCTGCCCCCCGAACTGAGGGCCAAAGACCCTGAACTGGCCGACAAGATGCGGCTGTTGCAAGAGCTGCCCGAACTGCGCGATGCGGCAGAAGCCATTGGCGGCGGCAAGGCCGAAGCCAAGGCGCGCGATGAAGCCAGGGCCGCGCTTGTACGCGGCGCACTGACCCTGCGCGGTATCGAAGGTGCTGACGACGCGCGGCTGCGCGCCCTGACGGGCCTTGCCCGGTCCGCCGTGGAAGCGGCGCTGCAACTGCTTTCCGCCCGTGGCGACGCCATCTGCTGGGACAAGGACAACCGCTGCTGGATTGGCAAAATTCCCTTTGAAAAACTGCTGGCCGCCAGCCTTGAACGCGGGGCAGACCTGCACCGCCGCGAGCCTCTCAAACCCGGATTCACCCGAGGGGCCCTTTGCACGGGCTGGAGCCGCAACCTGCCCCCCAAGCTGGTGCAAAAATTGCTGGATCAGGCCCTCAAGCAGGGCGATCTGGTCATCGAGGGCGAGGGGCTGCGCCTGCAAGCGCATACGGTGAGCCTGGCCGCCGATCAGGCAGGCCTGCGCCAAAAGCTGCTGGACGCGCATGCCGGCGCGGGGCTGACCCCACCCAACGCCAAGGACGTGCTTGAAGGACTTGGCGTCACGCCCAAGGAGGCCGCCCCGGTGCTGCGCCTGCTTTGCGAGGCTGGCGAACTGGTCAAGATCAAGGACGGCCTGTATTACCACGGCCCGGCCCTGGCCGATATTCTTGAACGTGTGCGCGGCTGGTTCAGCACCCACGACAATCTCGATGTGGGCGGGCTGAAAGAACTCCTGGGGCTTTCGCGCAAATATCTGATCGCCTTGCTGGAATATATGGATAATGAGCGCATAACCGTGCGCGTGGGCGACCAGCGGCGTTTTCGCGGGCGTTAG
- a CDS encoding chemotaxis protein, producing MAQTNILLEAGTNELEVVEFYLEEFTPPSADAPQLDENGEPVPAKPYRGYYGVNVAKVLEIIRMPKVTALPEVQHPSVLGAFNLRSRIIPLVDLAMWLGKTHPAEEEQPKTIVTEFNNVTTAFMVSGVNRIHRISWEQVEPPNKYVAAVSNNTVIGVVKLEDRIIFLLDLEKVVANLNPKLGLRLDDLGEDWTNEGYRALVADDSALIREMQRDLLEKAGFTVEVVSNGRAAWDRLLDFKKSAEEGNRPITDFVHVVVSDIEMPVMDGLNLTLRIKEDSMLKKLPVLLFSSLITEKLRHKGVSVGADDQISKPEVTQLAHRAMSLIKAREQGQA from the coding sequence ATGGCCCAGACCAATATTCTGCTGGAAGCCGGCACCAACGAGCTGGAAGTGGTGGAATTCTATCTTGAAGAATTCACCCCTCCTTCTGCCGACGCGCCGCAGCTGGACGAAAATGGCGAACCCGTCCCCGCCAAGCCCTATCGCGGCTACTACGGCGTCAATGTGGCCAAGGTGCTTGAAATTATCCGCATGCCCAAGGTGACGGCGCTGCCCGAAGTGCAGCACCCGAGCGTGCTCGGTGCTTTCAACCTGCGTTCGCGCATTATTCCGCTGGTGGATCTGGCCATGTGGCTGGGCAAAACCCACCCTGCGGAAGAAGAACAGCCCAAAACCATTGTGACGGAATTCAACAACGTCACCACGGCCTTCATGGTTTCCGGCGTCAACCGCATTCACCGCATCAGCTGGGAGCAGGTTGAACCGCCGAACAAGTACGTTGCTGCCGTGTCCAACAATACGGTCATCGGCGTGGTCAAACTTGAAGACCGCATCATCTTTCTCCTCGACCTTGAAAAGGTGGTCGCCAACCTCAATCCCAAGCTGGGCCTGCGGCTTGACGATCTGGGTGAAGACTGGACGAATGAAGGCTACCGCGCCCTCGTGGCCGATGACTCCGCCCTTATCCGCGAAATGCAGCGCGACCTGCTGGAAAAGGCGGGCTTTACCGTTGAAGTTGTTTCCAACGGACGCGCGGCCTGGGATCGTCTGCTGGATTTCAAAAAGAGCGCCGAAGAAGGCAACCGGCCCATCACAGACTTCGTGCATGTGGTGGTTTCAGACATCGAAATGCCGGTTATGGACGGCCTCAACCTCACCTTGCGCATCAAGGAAGACTCCATGCTCAAAAAACTGCCGGTGCTGCTTTTTTCCTCACTCATCACAGAAAAGCTGCGCCACAAGGGCGTGAGCGTGGGTGCGGACGACCAGATTTCCAAGCCGGAAGTGACCCAGCTGGCCCACAGGGCCATGAGCCTCATCAAGGCCAGGGAGCAGGGGCAGGCCTAA
- the ispH gene encoding 4-hydroxy-3-methylbut-2-enyl diphosphate reductase: MDVYRAKTAGFCMGVSLALQKLNTALERKGGTPEMTRICTLGPIIHNPQVLAEYESRGVVCVKEAAQLHPGDVAVIRAHGITRQVEEQVKQSGADIVDATCPKVKKAQLSIGRATADGATLLLFGEADHPEVRGLVSYACGPAHVFGTAAELDSLHLAENKAYVLASQTTQDRQIFQEIVEDLRTRIADLVVLSTICDATRERQEEARNIASCVDVMVIIGGRQSGNTRRLADVAALNGIDTYLVERVEELAADNFSQKNRAGLTAGASTPKSLIDAAHLWLQSL; the protein is encoded by the coding sequence ATGGATGTTTACCGCGCCAAAACAGCGGGCTTTTGCATGGGCGTGAGCCTAGCCCTGCAAAAACTTAACACTGCGCTGGAGCGCAAGGGGGGTACCCCCGAGATGACCCGCATCTGTACCCTTGGCCCCATCATCCACAATCCGCAGGTCCTGGCGGAATATGAGTCGCGCGGCGTGGTCTGCGTCAAGGAAGCCGCGCAACTGCACCCCGGTGATGTGGCGGTTATCCGCGCGCACGGCATCACGCGGCAGGTTGAGGAGCAGGTCAAGCAAAGCGGGGCCGACATTGTGGACGCCACCTGCCCCAAGGTAAAAAAAGCCCAACTTTCCATCGGGCGGGCCACCGCCGATGGCGCAACCCTGCTGCTTTTTGGCGAGGCGGATCACCCTGAAGTGCGCGGGCTGGTTTCTTACGCCTGCGGCCCGGCCCATGTATTCGGCACGGCGGCAGAGCTTGATTCCCTGCACCTTGCCGAAAACAAGGCCTATGTGCTGGCCTCGCAGACAACTCAGGATCGGCAGATATTTCAGGAAATCGTGGAAGATTTGCGCACGCGCATTGCTGACCTTGTGGTGCTTTCCACCATTTGCGACGCCACCCGCGAGCGGCAGGAGGAGGCACGCAACATTGCCTCCTGTGTGGATGTCATGGTAATCATAGGCGGAAGGCAGAGCGGAAACACCCGCAGACTGGCTGATGTGGCTGCTTTGAACGGCATCGACACCTACCTCGTGGAGCGTGTCGAGGAACTGGCCGCAGATAATTTTTCGCAAAAAAATCGTGCAGGTCTAACGGCTGGCGCATCTACGCCGAAAAGTCTTATTGACGCGGCTCATTTGTGGCTGCAGTCGCTTTAA
- a CDS encoding tRNA dihydrouridine synthase, which produces MTKVFQLPTCPANPDSLPFGPEHPWLAPLAGYSDLPFRLLCREYGAAVCVTEMVSAKGLVYESPGTNELLMTLPEDQPLVVQLFGAEASFLGRAVELLRQSGFGWFDLNMGCSVSKVLRQSAGAAMLGDTENVLAVARAMIEAAGRGRVGFKLRLGLDDARPVLPDLALRLEDAGAGWLTLHPRTARQGFGGTAQWEAIAMLAQRLTIPLLASGDLFSAEDGVNCLKSTGASGVMYARGAMHNPAIFADHAALLAGNTPVQADAPRLRAMISRHLELARAHCPGKAALWKMRSVVPRYVRTLPGARALRQELCRCNDWEELDRLLDIFLGSPG; this is translated from the coding sequence GTGACCAAGGTTTTTCAACTGCCAACCTGCCCCGCAAACCCAGATTCCCTGCCTTTTGGCCCCGAGCATCCCTGGCTGGCCCCGCTGGCCGGATACAGCGATCTGCCCTTTCGTCTTCTTTGCCGTGAATACGGCGCAGCCGTGTGCGTTACCGAAATGGTCAGCGCCAAGGGCCTTGTTTATGAAAGCCCCGGCACCAACGAACTGCTCATGACCCTGCCCGAAGACCAGCCGCTGGTGGTGCAGCTTTTCGGCGCGGAGGCATCCTTTCTGGGGCGCGCGGTGGAGCTGTTGCGTCAGTCCGGCTTTGGCTGGTTTGACCTGAATATGGGCTGTTCTGTTTCCAAGGTTTTGCGCCAGAGTGCTGGCGCGGCCATGCTGGGCGATACGGAAAACGTGCTTGCCGTGGCCCGCGCCATGATTGAGGCAGCAGGCCGTGGACGCGTGGGCTTCAAATTACGCCTGGGCCTGGACGACGCCCGCCCGGTGCTGCCCGATCTGGCCTTGCGCCTTGAGGATGCGGGCGCTGGCTGGCTGACCCTGCACCCCCGCACGGCCCGTCAGGGTTTTGGCGGCACCGCGCAATGGGAGGCTATTGCCATGCTGGCCCAGCGCCTGACCATTCCCCTGCTCGCCAGCGGTGACCTCTTTAGCGCGGAAGACGGCGTGAACTGCCTCAAGAGCACCGGAGCCAGCGGCGTCATGTACGCCCGTGGGGCCATGCATAATCCCGCCATCTTTGCCGACCACGCAGCCCTGCTGGCCGGGAACACCCCGGTTCAGGCCGATGCCCCCCGTTTGCGGGCCATGATTTCGCGGCATCTGGAGCTTGCCCGCGCCCACTGCCCCGGCAAGGCCGCCCTGTGGAAAATGCGCTCCGTGGTGCCGCGCTACGTGCGCACCCTGCCCGGCGCACGGGCCTTGCGTCAGGAGCTGTGCCGCTGTAATGATTGGGAAGAGCTTGACCGGTTACTGGATATTTTTCTGGGAAGCCCCGGCTAG
- a CDS encoding SulP family inorganic anion transporter — translation MRAARLFPFLETIRTYSAQDFKADMTAALTVTPMAVPQAMAYAIIAGVHPQYGIYACMLPVVLAALWGSSRFMAAGPTNAISMIIFSTLATISVGGELISTMPEESRMAYIFGMALLCGLIQLGMGLARLGDLVNFISHSVMVAFTTGAALLIAAGQLYMAMGLTGPKPSGFFNQMFGALHGLPFINYWSLGIAVATIVLTVAFKRLSPRFPASLAALGVITLFAALFSVDARGVPLVGAIPSVVPPFSLPPSFDLDAVRDLFMPALAIALLGTVESLAIGKQLANIKGDVFDGSQELIGQGLGNIAAGLTSGIPGCGSFTRSALVVTSGGRTRMGTVFSGILALPLLFVLAPLISWLPLPALSGILLLISFKMIDIDAIRLCVVATSVDRAVLLITFLSTLLFDLEKAIFIGVLLSLTLFIYKTAHPRVNRLHKGDPLLREGPAELPQGITVYMIEGTLFFGAIHELERLLYAEDNEPTRLVVLHLSRVFWIDASGAHALSQFIERCYARSLPVILVVGSPSVRSILRRTGLLDYLSNGFVADTTGEGLRLAAAMLNRFACSDAQCATAATDATDAQPAHPAQAALPAPASPGPDYMAQSARVALDPQGNVLPAEQTAPAENSAEPPRVTKERL, via the coding sequence ATGCGAGCCGCCCGGCTTTTTCCCTTTCTTGAGACCATCAGGACTTATTCCGCCCAGGATTTCAAGGCGGACATGACGGCGGCCCTTACCGTGACGCCCATGGCTGTGCCTCAGGCCATGGCCTACGCCATTATTGCCGGGGTTCACCCGCAGTATGGCATCTACGCCTGCATGCTGCCCGTGGTGCTGGCCGCCCTGTGGGGATCATCCCGCTTTATGGCCGCTGGCCCCACCAACGCCATCTCCATGATTATTTTCTCCACCCTCGCTACCATCAGCGTGGGCGGTGAACTGATCAGCACCATGCCTGAAGAATCGCGTATGGCCTATATTTTCGGCATGGCGCTCCTGTGCGGGCTTATCCAGCTGGGCATGGGGCTGGCGCGGCTGGGCGATCTGGTCAATTTTATCTCGCACTCGGTCATGGTGGCCTTTACCACCGGAGCGGCGCTGCTCATTGCCGCAGGGCAACTCTACATGGCTATGGGCCTGACCGGCCCCAAGCCCTCGGGCTTTTTCAACCAGATGTTCGGGGCGCTGCACGGCCTGCCCTTTATCAATTACTGGAGCCTCGGCATTGCCGTTGCCACCATTGTTCTGACAGTGGCCTTCAAGCGTCTGTCGCCACGCTTTCCCGCATCACTGGCCGCGCTCGGCGTGATTACGCTCTTTGCCGCCCTGTTCAGCGTGGACGCAAGGGGCGTTCCGCTGGTTGGGGCCATACCAAGCGTTGTGCCGCCTTTTTCCCTGCCGCCCTCCTTTGATCTGGACGCAGTGCGCGACCTGTTCATGCCCGCGCTGGCCATTGCCCTGCTGGGGACGGTGGAATCACTGGCCATTGGCAAGCAACTGGCCAACATCAAGGGCGATGTGTTTGACGGCAGTCAGGAGCTTATCGGTCAGGGCCTCGGCAATATCGCCGCGGGGCTTACCTCGGGCATTCCCGGCTGCGGTTCTTTTACCCGCAGCGCACTTGTAGTCACATCCGGCGGCAGAACGCGCATGGGCACGGTGTTTTCGGGCATTCTCGCCCTGCCACTGCTGTTTGTGCTGGCCCCGCTCATAAGCTGGCTGCCGCTCCCCGCCCTGAGCGGCATACTGCTGCTTATTTCCTTCAAGATGATTGATATTGATGCCATCCGCCTCTGCGTTGTGGCAACCAGCGTGGACAGAGCCGTGCTGCTCATCACTTTTTTGTCCACACTGCTGTTTGATCTTGAAAAAGCCATCTTCATCGGTGTGCTGCTTTCCCTCACGCTGTTTATTTACAAGACTGCCCACCCGCGTGTGAACAGGCTTCACAAGGGCGACCCGCTGCTGCGTGAAGGCCCTGCCGAACTGCCGCAGGGCATCACCGTGTACATGATTGAAGGAACCCTGTTTTTCGGGGCCATCCACGAGCTTGAACGTCTGCTGTATGCCGAGGACAACGAGCCAACCCGGCTTGTGGTGCTCCATCTTTCGCGCGTGTTCTGGATTGACGCTTCAGGGGCGCATGCGCTTTCGCAATTTATCGAGCGCTGTTACGCCCGCAGTCTGCCGGTTATTCTTGTGGTGGGCAGCCCCTCGGTGCGCAGCATCTTGCGGCGCACTGGCCTTCTGGATTATCTCAGCAACGGTTTTGTGGCCGACACCACGGGCGAAGGCCTGCGGCTGGCCGCAGCCATGCTGAACCGCTTTGCATGCAGCGATGCCCAGTGCGCAACCGCCGCCACAGACGCAACCGATGCGCAGCCCGCGCATCCTGCGCAGGCAGCCCTGCCTGCTCCAGCCAGTCCCGGCCCGGATTATATGGCGCAGTCTGCCCGCGTGGCGCTGGATCCCCAAGGCAACGTGCTGCCCGCCGAACAAACCGCCCCTGCGGAAAATTCCGCAGAACCGCCGCGCGTGACCAAGGAGCGCCTGTGA
- a CDS encoding transglycosylase SLT domain-containing protein: MRSALQPSDGGRLKAVPTPTGMPMKQRNTILLISLGLAAALLVLGLLAGFVPQSEGPELRRRASGMVARLRPEDMPIPIQAQGDGIRQWAVRGAVEPHSGQTSGGSPQTRQPVDASTSARPVSAADKMQGTSSASGSASGKATGQTLVRRIVSFGSGGVILDTGEPSLAFSGDAQGDFAPLLALDGVSSPLLVSNQPRDYGDALDAAGRPLRWVTPTAMMAGYSPRVVRRAAIEVLRHGTVFDNFVGDIDDNDMEKLQARARRYQNLVENFSRRYNLSTELVYAIIHSESDFSPTLVSNKSAMGLMQVVPDTANDEVHKYLYGRMGDVGFDDLRVPETNIRYGTTYLHILFTRYFSGVHNPLAREYCAIAAYNMGPNRFLRLYGKTMEEAVDNINSMTVDAFYRDLATRLPARETRFYVARVQRMKAQYASLR; this comes from the coding sequence ATGAGATCAGCCCTACAACCGTCAGACGGCGGCAGGCTCAAGGCCGTGCCGACGCCCACGGGGATGCCCATGAAACAACGTAACACAATATTGCTCATATCGCTCGGCCTTGCCGCCGCCTTGCTGGTGCTCGGTCTGCTGGCCGGTTTTGTGCCGCAGAGCGAGGGGCCGGAACTGCGCCGACGCGCCAGCGGCATGGTGGCCCGCCTGCGTCCCGAAGACATGCCCATTCCCATTCAGGCGCAGGGTGACGGCATACGCCAGTGGGCCGTGCGCGGGGCGGTGGAGCCGCACTCTGGACAGACATCCGGGGGCAGTCCGCAGACGCGTCAGCCTGTTGATGCCAGCACATCTGCACGCCCGGTATCTGCTGCGGACAAAATGCAGGGGACATCCTCTGCCTCGGGTTCTGCCTCGGGTAAGGCCACGGGTCAGACTCTGGTCAGGCGCATTGTCTCCTTTGGTTCGGGCGGCGTCATCCTTGATACTGGCGAGCCATCACTGGCCTTTTCCGGCGACGCGCAGGGCGATTTTGCCCCGCTGCTGGCCTTGGACGGCGTGTCCAGCCCGCTTCTGGTCAGCAACCAGCCCCGCGATTACGGCGATGCCCTTGATGCGGCGGGCCGCCCGCTGCGCTGGGTGACGCCCACGGCCATGATGGCGGGCTATTCGCCCCGCGTGGTGCGCAGGGCAGCTATTGAAGTGCTGCGTCACGGTACGGTTTTTGATAACTTTGTGGGCGATATTGACGATAACGACATGGAAAAACTACAGGCCAGAGCCCGCCGTTATCAGAATCTGGTGGAGAATTTTTCGCGCCGATACAATTTGAGCACCGAGCTTGTGTACGCCATCATCCACAGCGAAAGCGACTTTTCGCCAACCCTGGTCAGCAACAAGTCGGCCATGGGCCTCATGCAGGTAGTGCCGGATACCGCCAACGACGAGGTGCACAAATACCTTTACGGGCGCATGGGCGACGTGGGTTTTGACGACCTGCGCGTGCCGGAAACCAACATCCGCTATGGCACCACCTACCTGCACATCCTGTTTACCCGGTATTTTTCCGGGGTGCACAACCCGCTGGCAAGGGAATATTGCGCAATTGCCGCCTACAATATGGGGCCGAACCGTTTTCTGCGGCTCTACGGCAAAACCATGGAAGAAGCCGTGGACAACATAAACTCCATGACGGTTGACGCCTTTTACAGGGATCTTGCCACGCGTCTGCCAGCCCGTGAAACACGTTTCTACGTTGCCCGGGTGCAGAGAATGAAGGCTCAGTACGCCTCACTGCGCTGA
- a CDS encoding OmpH family outer membrane protein, with translation MRIRFFMPLALLLSFMLFACQQGDNNAQPKVAVVDMARVMRDSEPGKAGVKFLESLQGDMQTKLNDIQQRLEANPKDAEAQKELQAVYMSAQQRMQVEQQNVVNLLYDAIQRVINTYRTEKGYAVIISTEAVAAFDSKSDVTNEVLELVNKQKLDFKSVKPEAEKAPEAAPKAETPKDDKAAKAKK, from the coding sequence ATGCGAATCCGTTTTTTTATGCCGTTGGCTCTGCTGCTGAGTTTCATGCTTTTTGCCTGCCAACAGGGCGACAATAATGCCCAGCCCAAGGTGGCGGTGGTGGATATGGCGCGCGTGATGCGCGATAGCGAACCCGGCAAGGCCGGCGTGAAGTTCCTTGAAAGCCTTCAGGGCGACATGCAGACCAAGCTTAACGACATCCAGCAGCGCCTGGAAGCCAACCCCAAGGACGCTGAAGCGCAGAAAGAACTGCAGGCCGTCTACATGTCTGCCCAGCAGCGCATGCAGGTGGAACAGCAGAATGTTGTAAACCTGCTGTATGATGCCATTCAGCGCGTGATCAATACCTATCGCACCGAAAAGGGCTATGCCGTCATCATCAGCACTGAAGCTGTCGCCGCTTTTGATTCCAAGAGCGACGTGACCAATGAAGTGCTGGAACTTGTGAACAAGCAGAAGCTTGATTTCAAGTCTGTGAAGCCCGAAGCTGAAAAGGCTCCTGAAGCCGCCCCCAAGGCCGAAACGCCCAAGGACGACAAGGCTGCCAAGGCCAAGAAGTAA
- a CDS encoding AEC family transporter, which yields MFQALFAVMPVFLIIGAGVLLRSRDVLPENAGPVLGIYVLKLALPLLILHLLAGASLKDLAHWAFWGGILGSQLVMYCLGYVGDKIFCRRGVGPGVIAGLSCSACNAAFVGLPIVSNLFPGNAAAMLIAGLCTLTPNVVMIIGQSRLDALAGSLAWDGGNPLKFVGKLLKVFILGNPILLSTLAGIALSASGLGLWAPLDRAVSLVGYTAAPCMLLALGLDLRQKLVVATRQAHGHAIARQAWFILCKLVLHPLLCWAMLAALGVSGLWLVISVIVSATATALVVTVIAEVYSTVPEEAALTAVVANGLSIFTLTGFVWGFQALGMV from the coding sequence ATGTTTCAAGCGCTGTTTGCCGTCATGCCCGTATTCCTGATTATTGGCGCGGGCGTTCTTTTGCGCAGTCGCGATGTATTGCCCGAAAACGCTGGCCCTGTTCTTGGCATTTATGTGCTCAAGCTGGCTCTGCCGTTGCTGATTCTGCACCTGCTGGCCGGGGCCAGCCTGAAGGATCTTGCCCACTGGGCTTTCTGGGGGGGCATTCTTGGTTCCCAGCTTGTGATGTACTGCCTTGGCTACGTGGGCGACAAAATTTTCTGCCGCCGCGGCGTGGGGCCGGGCGTCATTGCCGGGCTTTCCTGTTCCGCCTGCAATGCCGCCTTTGTGGGGCTGCCCATCGTGTCCAATCTGTTCCCCGGTAATGCCGCAGCCATGCTCATTGCCGGTCTTTGCACCCTCACGCCCAATGTGGTCATGATCATCGGGCAGTCCCGTCTGGATGCCCTGGCCGGGTCGCTGGCCTGGGACGGCGGCAATCCCCTGAAATTTGTGGGTAAGCTCCTGAAGGTCTTCATCCTTGGCAACCCCATTCTGCTTTCGACCCTGGCTGGCATAGCGCTTTCCGCCTCCGGGCTCGGGTTGTGGGCTCCGCTTGACCGCGCGGTGAGCCTTGTGGGCTACACTGCGGCCCCCTGCATGCTGCTGGCTCTGGGGCTGGATTTGCGGCAAAAACTGGTGGTGGCTACGCGTCAGGCGCACGGACACGCCATTGCGCGGCAAGCGTGGTTTATTCTCTGCAAGCTGGTGCTGCACCCGCTGCTGTGCTGGGCCATGCTGGCGGCCTTGGGTGTTTCGGGCCTGTGGCTCGTGATCAGCGTGATTGTCAGCGCCACGGCTACAGCTCTGGTGGTGACGGTCATCGCCGAGGTGTACAGCACCGTGCCGGAAGAAGCGGCCCTCACGGCGGTGGTCGCCAACGGGCTGAGTATTTTTACCCTGACAGGTTTTGTATGGGGTTTTCAGGCCTTGGGTATGGTTTAG
- the lipA gene encoding lipoyl synthase produces the protein MTQPDSSDNSGSANAPLRKPAWLRRPLASDRRFFTTSALLNEQGLSTVCKEANCPNRQECFSSGTATFLILGETCTRNCRFCNIHPGQTSAPDPTEPQRVAQAAVTLGLRHVVVTSVTRDDLADGGSTQFAAVIQALREALPQSSVEVLIPDFQGNADALRTVMDAKPHIINHNVETHPALYAQVRPQADYEQSLELLRRVNDCGMTAKSGLMVGLGETDAQVLEVIKDLRTVGCSIVTIGQYLPPTSQHHKLDRYVTPEQFDEYAAYGKSLGLHHVFSGPLVRSSYHAANFA, from the coding sequence ATGACCCAACCCGATTCTTCCGACAATTCCGGTTCTGCCAATGCCCCTCTGCGCAAGCCCGCCTGGCTGCGCCGACCGCTGGCCTCCGACAGGCGCTTTTTCACCACATCCGCTCTGCTGAACGAGCAGGGGCTTTCCACCGTGTGCAAGGAGGCCAACTGTCCCAACCGGCAGGAATGCTTTTCTTCCGGCACGGCCACATTTCTGATTTTGGGTGAAACCTGTACGCGCAACTGCCGCTTCTGCAATATACACCCCGGCCAGACCAGCGCCCCCGATCCCACGGAGCCGCAACGCGTGGCTCAGGCCGCCGTGACCCTGGGGCTCAGGCATGTGGTTGTCACTTCTGTGACGCGCGATGATCTTGCGGACGGTGGCTCCACCCAGTTTGCCGCCGTCATTCAGGCGCTCCGTGAGGCCCTGCCGCAGAGCAGTGTTGAAGTGCTTATCCCCGATTTTCAGGGCAACGCCGATGCCCTGCGCACGGTCATGGACGCCAAACCCCATATCATCAACCACAATGTGGAAACGCACCCCGCGCTCTATGCGCAGGTGCGCCCCCAGGCCGATTACGAACAAAGCCTGGAACTGCTGCGCCGCGTGAACGACTGCGGCATGACGGCCAAAAGCGGCCTCATGGTGGGGCTGGGCGAAACAGACGCGCAAGTGCTTGAGGTGATCAAGGACCTGCGCACGGTAGGCTGCTCCATTGTGACCATCGGCCAATATCTGCCGCCCACAAGCCAACACCACAAGCTTGACCGCTATGTGACGCCGGAACAGTTTGACGAGTACGCCGCCTACGGCAAATCGCTGGGTTTGCACCACGTGTTTTCCGGCCCGCTGGTGCGCAGCAGCTACCACGCAGCCAACTTTGCCTGA